Proteins from a single region of Candidatus Eisenbacteria bacterium:
- a CDS encoding sodium:solute symporter family protein — protein MFSSSPLDWALVGAYFVFLLVLWLRRFGSRPPAEDYLVAGRAVTLPAFVATLVTTWYGGILGVGEYAWKYGLANWVVFGVPYYLGALLFALLFARRAREAKLYTIPDLLDRAHGRGPALAGAVAVFVTSAPAAYVLMLGTLFAVMFGAPLVPCVFAAAVLSVFYVDRGGLRTVIFTDQIQFVLMYGGFALLLVFLVVQHGGLSFLEARVPATHWRWNGGNGPAAIFVWYVIALGTLVDPGFWQRAYAARDPRVARDGVLWSIACWAVFDFMTTTTGLYARALLPRLAEPVFAFPEVARLTLPPVALGLFYLGMIATVMSTIDSYAFIAATTVGRDFIWRLRGGDEARLPFYSRIGLWLSTAVATALAVASQSVIALWHDIGSVATPMLLLPVAAALTGRGRLSSRWTVGFMVIPGVISLYWVLAKSLAWTPGYPLRLEPIYAGLGASLLVWLAGRAFDRQGSAS, from the coding sequence ATGTTCAGCAGCAGCCCGCTCGATTGGGCGCTCGTCGGCGCCTATTTCGTGTTCCTTCTCGTTCTCTGGCTGCGGCGCTTCGGCTCGCGCCCGCCGGCCGAGGACTACCTCGTCGCCGGCCGCGCCGTGACGCTGCCGGCGTTCGTCGCGACGCTGGTGACCACCTGGTACGGCGGCATCCTCGGCGTCGGCGAGTACGCCTGGAAGTACGGGCTGGCGAACTGGGTCGTGTTCGGCGTGCCCTACTACCTCGGCGCGCTGCTGTTCGCGCTGCTGTTCGCGCGGCGCGCGCGCGAGGCGAAGCTCTACACGATTCCCGACCTGCTCGACCGCGCGCACGGCCGTGGACCCGCGCTCGCCGGGGCGGTCGCGGTGTTCGTCACCTCGGCGCCCGCGGCCTACGTGCTCATGCTCGGCACCCTGTTCGCGGTCATGTTCGGCGCGCCGCTGGTTCCCTGCGTGTTCGCCGCGGCGGTGCTGTCGGTCTTCTACGTGGACCGCGGCGGCCTGCGCACCGTGATCTTCACCGACCAGATCCAGTTCGTGCTCATGTACGGCGGCTTCGCGTTGCTGCTGGTCTTCCTCGTCGTGCAGCACGGCGGGCTGTCGTTCCTCGAGGCGCGGGTTCCGGCCACGCACTGGCGGTGGAACGGCGGCAACGGCCCGGCGGCCATCTTCGTCTGGTACGTGATCGCGCTCGGCACGCTCGTGGACCCGGGCTTCTGGCAGCGCGCCTACGCCGCGCGCGACCCGCGCGTGGCCCGCGACGGCGTGCTGTGGTCCATCGCCTGCTGGGCGGTGTTCGACTTCATGACCACGACGACGGGCCTGTACGCGCGGGCGCTGCTGCCGAGGCTGGCCGAGCCGGTGTTCGCCTTCCCCGAGGTCGCGCGCCTGACGCTGCCGCCGGTCGCGCTCGGGCTCTTCTACCTCGGCATGATCGCGACGGTGATGAGCACCATCGATTCGTACGCGTTCATCGCGGCCACCACCGTCGGCCGTGATTTCATCTGGCGCCTGCGTGGCGGCGACGAGGCCCGGCTGCCCTTCTACTCGCGCATCGGCCTGTGGCTCTCGACCGCGGTCGCCACCGCGCTCGCGGTGGCGAGCCAGAGCGTGATCGCGCTGTGGCACGACATCGGCTCGGTGGCGACGCCGATGCTGCTGCTGCCGGTCGCGGCCGCGCTCACTGGCCGCGGGAGGCTCTCGTCCCGCTGGACAGTGGGGTTCATGGTCATCCCCGGCGTCATCTCGCTCTACTGGGTGCTCGCGAAGTCGCTCGCCTGGACGCCCGGCTATCCCCTCCGACTCGAACCCATCTACGCGGGGCTCGGCGCGTCGCTGCTCGTGTGGCTCGCCGGCCGCGCGTTCGACCGACAAGGATCCGCGTCATGA